DNA sequence from the Xyrauchen texanus isolate HMW12.3.18 chromosome 35, RBS_HiC_50CHRs, whole genome shotgun sequence genome:
GTGAAACTACATTTGATTCAATGAAAAACTTTTGAGCTGTTTATACTTTCAGAAAGTTGATATACTCTAAAATCTAAAACTATTCTAAACAGCATGTTGCTAAttctattataattattatgcattcagctTTTTAATTAACTCATAAGTGAGAGACAAGATGGAATTGTGacagggcgaagggcggggccaggtcgtgatcctacggacccggtcccgtattaggctaatcaagcttccgaggtataaaggtcgactgcagggtgtcgtgcgggagagagagatcgtttacggacatgtaacaaaatgtactttcccttatgcatttttaaacatttttaacctAACgtcttaatgttaataaataaatagagtcGTAATGACCATCTGGCCTCAGCCGTCAAAATATAAGGAgtgggtagatgacatgaaggCCTGAGGTTAGTTACGCTGATATCATTAACTATTTTGAGTTGTAAGGACAGCCACAACCTGCAGAGGTTGACACATTTTTACTCTGaataacacttaaaatggttgttgttctccatttGGATCACTCGTTCTGGTAGTATTTACATTGCTACTTACTGAGACCAGAACCAGAAAACCATTCAATCAGCATCATCATGGTGACACCCAATGGTattcaggaaaactgtggatagctTGAGGTATGCAGAATAGCCTTGGCTTAAATTGCACGATAGTGATTCTCCAATCCAAAGCATTTTAATTACTGGGAACACTATGCCTGGGAAACCatcttataatattttatattgtcTAATATGTCTAAATGGCTGTTTGAGCATCATTTTGTCAAGATTCAAAAATAAGCTTTAACAAATTAACATAAACCACCCACCCCCAATCCCAATGGACCATTGTTTGCTTTTATATGACACTTCTGAGAATTCCAGTCACTCAGCGTTTgtcaaaaaaaagttgcataattTTGCATGCTCTTTCATTTTCAGTATATATCAACATCATATGAGCACATATATAACatcttatactgtatgtaaacaattTATATCAGGTATCAGTTACTGGTAGGACATGTTGCTGCAAACCCAAAGTTATGAGCAAGAACAACCCATGGGttagattcccagggaacacgcacactgaaaaaaattatgtataaatgcactgcaagtcaatttggataaaagcatctgcaaaatgcacaaatataGATTAGTATCACAAGTGGAGACTGTCGTAAATTGTATTTCAGGTGCTTGGGGAAGTATTAAATCCTCTGCATCTTATATGGTGCATCACTCCAGTGCAGTTAACCTGCACATTTCTCTATTACATTTCAGGCCCCGCAGAACGGTGAAGCAGGGCCACCTGATGTGCTCGAAATGGACGTAATTGAGTGGaccagaaagttaattaatgagCAATCAATGAGCATGCAATAGAGGGGGGCATGTAAGGCGTGCAGGGGGATTCAATCTAAGACTTATGAATGATTTAACAGAGGAAGCAGACTTGCATGACAATATAAAACTGTACATGGCGGACAGGACCAATCAGAGGACCAATTTAATCTGCTTTCATTCTAATTACATTTACAAGTGGTTCTTTGCATTAagccagatatttttttttttttcaaacataacAACATAACACTCGCCCACTATTGTGCagtgaaatacaaataaaaatgttatagtgTGTTTGTGAAAAACTGTTCATAAAAGTATACGACTGTCAAATAAAACGCTGCAAGAGTTTGATCTACAAAGGTCATTCAGTCTGTTAAAACCACTAAAGATTCATTTTTTCATGTCTTGCCCCTTTCCTGCCTTCGGAATTTAATTAGTGTTGGGGGAGAGAATGTCTGAATGTAGAAACTGTCAATTTTTCATGCATTCATTAATTATTTGATGTGCAAACTGGCACTAGACCACACCACGCCAGCTCTGTCTGCTGAGTCGTATGATACATCTTTAGGTTAATAGTGATATGTAAATATGGTGTTTATTTTAGTTATTAAATTGTCACAACATAACATGATGCATCAGCTGTGATACAGTAGCTTGGGCATGCAAACTTTATTGTCATGATTTTCCCTTTTGTATTTTCCTAGTCACCTTTTGCATTTATCAGTCATGCTTTTGTGAAAACAATACAACCTCAAACAATTTGCATTTAGTTCCAAATGCAAATTAGCTTAAAATAGATGTTActtaatataatgtaaattaattaaaataatctgaTTGTGATGAGCTTTTAATAGGAAACAAAGTATAGTGGGTCCATATTCAGATGACTAGATGACTCAATTAGGTGAAGTTGACCTTAACCCTAACATGTTTTGTGACAAAAAAAgggtaattattttttaattaaggtGAATTGTGTGTTTTAAGAAAAAGGACTTTCTCCTGCTTAATATGCAGCATTTCCCAAAAAAGTATTACACTGAATATGTGAGCATACCAACCAGactaacacagcaacattggctcaaccaatcacATGAGTTTTGggagggactatctgtttgtcaatCCACTGAAGACAAGGGGAATGTTCaggaaacctttttgaaaacagtaattattttgtaattccgTTTGTTGCTACtggtgcaaaaatgacaaaccTCACCTTCAGCCCAAACTATACTTCAGTCAGACGTGAACACTAGACATCTACGTACAGGATGCCTGACACAAATTTCGTTATCAGCAGTGCTCGAGTACTCAACACGTGCAGTCGACAAGGTGGAATCACTCACAATTGAGCCTTTGCGGTCACAAAGCAGTGCTTGAAGAAGATGGGTGTGCACATCAACAGCGCAattgtgaggaggtcaggaggtCATACCTggatttgtataactcgagtcatCATTTCAATCtcattcacctttttgcctatttattttaaattgcttTCAACACCTAATTCGTCAAAAAACAAATAGCAAACAATGaatagtttatccaatcagaatttattccttgatccTTACAAACGAAGCATTCACAACGACGACTggttcacaaatcgcatgcccaaagCCGAGCGCATCTGAAGCAgcatgtgagtttgagctccaccctgtTAAGCCTTCATAATTcctgcagaatccctcaacagtttGAGTAAacaggcatctaaagtcagattgtcagattcatcagccaatcagattgttttatttgttcttggtgggtgtggtctttaggatatgtcccagtcgccttctagctggccttgagtgacacaatcacactttaagtgaagtacataatttgaaagcgaagaccACGAGATCTAGCTGATGAGTTGGCTGTCACTGCCGCTAtcgtcattgagaaagagatccttatggatttaaaaacctgagatgtaaacaggaaaggagggctgattttcacttcaagtatatTGGTAattgttttttgcattgttatagcaacatcaggagttttctaagtgtaaattaggctggctGGAGCATTCAGCATCAGTTTaacttttgaaaagtaaccgtgtacctttacgaaaatgtttttattgcaaACAACATTTagatcgcaaatattattagatttttcCTGGTATTAGACCTTCTTGGTTTTGGCTTTCGTGCGTGAACGTATTTTAAAAATGATGTCcataggcatagggtgtcttattaattgtgaaacaGTGTTTCCTCAATGCCATGAATCGCGTTGAAGGccaagacttaaaatgcacgggctGCCACTGCTTTATAGTAATCTCACTCTATGCAGATgccaaaaccgaagtatacttcgGGCTTTAAACTACTACCTACTTTTGACTGCACTCACACAAGAGCACTAACTAAGTTCAACTTCCAGTTGGAAAACTTGAAGTTTTCTCCCCAAAAATACTTAAAGAACACAACAACTCAATAAGTGGAGCAATGGAGCTCATTATGGAGCACAAGGAATGATAAATTCTTACCTGTCCATTCTTCCTGAGGTCTGCCCACATGCTTGTCCCATCTCCTCCTCTCATTAAGACATGGTATGTGAAGAAGTAGATACCAGGTAGAGGGCATGTGAACTTGCCAGTGCTGGGCTCATAGTAGTTGCCAACATTGGTCACCACATCATCAAACTTGAGCACATCAGTGCCTTCGTGTTGCTTGCGCAAGCCTGCATAAAAGGCAATCTTAGGGCTGTAGAATGATGGTACGTAGCCACCAGGGCCCGGACCTGGCGGCCCTTGTGGTCCTGGCTTTCCAGGCTCTCCTGGTGGTCCTCGAGGACCAGGTGGTCCTGGGATCCCTGGAGGTCCCCGATAACCAGATTTCCCCCTCCGGTTTGGGAAATCAGGAGTTGGTGGTGAAACCGCCGTTAGCTCCTGGCCATGAGAAGTGGTGTAGGGGTCACAAACCATCCGGCAACTTCCTAGCATTTCATAATGGCTTCCTGTATTTCCGGCTCCTCCTCCTTTAGTGCTGTGGACCAGTAAAGGGATGGCGACCAGGAGAATCAGAACCATGGCCACACCCACGGCCGCTCCTATGACACGCTTGCGGCGGCTGAGCCGGGAGGCGGCAAGCGTTAAATAGTCCTCCTCTCTTTTAGGGGGAATGCTGCCCGCCAGCTTGAATGGTTAAGTTTGAGAAACACTTGCTAAAATGTAAAAACGAGTGTGGGATTGTGCGTTTGTCGACACAAAGTAAAAACACACCACAAATGTCTACGGAAGTA
Encoded proteins:
- the c1ql4a gene encoding complement C1q-like protein 4, which gives rise to MVLILLVAIPLLVHSTKGGGAGNTGSHYEMLGSCRMVCDPYTTSHGQELTAVSPPTPDFPNRRGKSGYRGPPGIPGPPGPRGPPGEPGKPGPQGPPGPGPGGYVPSFYSPKIAFYAGLRKQHEGTDVLKFDDVVTNVGNYYEPSTGKFTCPLPGIYFFTYHVLMRGGDGTSMWADLRKNGQVRASAIAQDADQNYDYASNSVILHLDVGDEVCVQLDGGKVHGGNTNKYSTFSGFLIYAD